The sequence GAGCCCTCCCCCCGCCTCATCGCCCACGTGGACATGGACGCCTTCTTCGTGGCGGTGGAGCGGCGGGACGACCCCTCCCTCCTCGGCAAGCCCGTGCTGGTGGGCGGCGTGGGGGGGCGCGGGGTGGTGGCCGCCGCCTCCTACGAGGCCCGCAGGTTCGGCGTCCGCTCCGCCATGCCCATGGCCCAGGCGCGCCGCCTGTGCCCGGGCGCCCTCGTCCTCCCCGGCCGGCACGCCCGCTACTCCGCCGTCTCCCATGAAGTGATGGAGGCGCTGCGGGGCTTCACCCCCGTCCTCGAGATCGTCTCGGTGGACGAGGCCTACCTCGACCTCACCGGCACCGCCCGCCTGCACGGCCCGCCCTTCCTGGCGGCGGCCCGCATCCGCCGGGCCGTCCTGGACGCCACCGGCTGCCCGGCCTCGATCGGGGTGGCCTCGAACCGCATGATGTCCAAGGTGGCCTCTGAGCTCGCGAAGCCCGCGGGGGTCCTGGCCGTCCTCCCCGGGCGGGAGGCGGCCCTCCTCGCCCCCCTCAGGGTGGAGACCCTCCCCGGGGTGGGGCAGGTGACGGCCGCCCGGCTCAAGGGCTTCGGGGTGCGTACGGTGGCGGACCTGGCCGCTCTCCCCCTCTCCTTCCTCGAGGACCACTTCAAGAGCGCCGGGAGCTGGCTCCACCGGATGGCCCGGGGCGGGGACGACGCCCCCCTCGTCACCGAGAGCGCCCCCAAGAGCATCGGCCGGGAGACCACCTTCCGGGAGGACATCGGGGACCCCGCCCGGCTCGAGGCGGCCCTCTCGGAGCTGGCCGAGCAGGCCGCGGCGCGCGCCCGCAAGAAAGGCCTCTGCGGCCGGGGCGTGACCCTCAAGATCCGCTTCGCCGACTTCACCACACACACCCGCGCCTGCGTCCTCGATCCCCCCTCCAACCTGGACCGGGACGTGACGCGCGCCGCCCTGCGCCTCCTGCGCGGGGCGCTGGAGTCGCTCTCCCTCGGGCGGCGGGTGCGCCTCGTGGGGGCCTACCTCACCGGCCTCGAGCCGGCGGGCCTCCAGCCCTCCCTGCTGCCCGAGGCGTCGCGCGAGCGCGAGGAGCGCCTGACCGAGAGCGTGGACGCCGTCCGCGCCCGCTTCGGCTTCGGCGCCCTCGTGACGCATAAGGCGATCGAGGGGATGGAGAGGGAGGATTCTCGCCCTCGCAAAGGACGATAACCCTGTTAGACTTTTCTCGCGGTTCGGGAGCGCGGAGAAACAGAACGCTGGGGGGATAGGATGGATGAAAGAAGATTCATGTGCCGTTTTGTCGCGTTCGTCCGTGAGAAACTTTTTCCTTCTTGATCTCTGGAGGAAAATCGATGCCAAAATCTAAGTCTCTCCGGGGATTTTGGGAATTTGAACGCTTGATTTCGCACCAAACTCGATATGTGCATGGATCTGAAGTTAAAGAATTCCTCGATTGGATTTTGCGTACGAGCAAGAACCGCATTGAACTCCTTCCACAGCACAATAAACCCTGGCGAGCACGTCTCGGATATGATGATGACGGCGATCATCTAATTGGTCTTTCGCCAAAGGAGATGAAGCCACTCGCCAATCGAGCAAAGGAGGGGCGTGCTAATCCAAAAGGAATTCCTTGCCTTTATCTTTCCACCGATCGAGACACCGCCATGGCGGAAATTCGCCCCTGGCTTGACTCACTCATTTCGGTGGCTCAGTTTACAACGCTTCGAGAGTTGCAAATCATAAACTGCACATTACACAAAGAGAACAAGCGCCCTTGGACTATTGGCATGAAGGACAAACTCACTCCGGAGGAACGCGAAGAGGTACTCTGGTGGGATATTGATAAAGCATTTTCTCGCCCGGTAACCTTGAGCGACGATACCGCCGATTACGTTCCCAGTCAGATCATCGCCGACCTTTTTAGGGTCAATGGGTACGACGGGATTGCCTACAGAAGTTCTCTGGGCGAAGGACACAACATCGCGTTGTTTGATTTGAATTCAGCCGAACTGATCAATTGCCAGGTATTTGAACTGAAAAGTCTCTCTCATGAATTCCGAGAGAGAAATAATCCCTATTTCGTCAAAGTACATCCCCAAAAAAAGGCAACTAGGAAACGTTGACACCCCCGTGCTTTGATTTTTATTTCCCGCTTTCTGTTACCCGCCACTTCCAGTCTCATGACAACTCCCGCGTTATCTACTCGACGTAGCGCAGCACGTCCTCCTTCCGGAAGTGCAGGCTCCTGAGCGACGGGAAGTCCTCTGGGAAGAGCACCCCCGCAAAAAAGCGCCCCGCCCCGGGGATGAAGGATGAAGGGGGACGGGGCGCCGGATGAACCGGGGCGCGCTCAGCCGGCCATCGCGGGCTCCCGCCCGCTGCGGCGGATGAGGAAGCGGGCGTCCAGCGCCCGCAGCTTCTCCACCACCCCGGTGTACTCGAGCTCCGACATCGGCAGCATGGCGGCGCCGAAGAAGCCCTGCCGCCGCATCTCCATCGCCTTCTCGGAGACGCGGCCGCGCACCGTGTCCCAGAAGGGGTGGGCGAAGGTGTCCATCGGCTCGGTGAGCTTGCCCCCGTGCATGGCGAAGGCGGCGCAGCTCACGAGGGGCGGGCCGTCGAAGTAGCTCGTGGGGGTGTTCAGGGTGACGGGCATGAGGGGCATGTTGTGGGAGCCCCGCATGCCCCCCGCCACAAAGTGGCCGATGTGGAAGGGGGCGAGCACCTCGCCCGTGGCGGGGAAGCTCATCTGGGTGCGCACGAGCATGACCGGGTCGTCCTTGCCGGTGTAGGTGCCCGCGATGTTGTGGAGGCGCGAGGTGGCCACGGCGGCGGCCTGTTCGCCCGTGGCCCGCGCCCAGACGGACTCGACCACGAAGCGCTCGGGGTCCCGCAGCAGGGCGGCGATGTCGTAGATGTCCTCGGGGGCGTTCAGCTCGATGACCCGGTCGCCCTCGACGCAGTTCACGTCCATGATCACGAAGCGGAAGCCCTTGCTCATCTTGGGCGAGAGCATGAGGCCCGGGGTGTTCATCACGTCGGCGAAGGCGAGGAAGAGGGGGAGGTTGTAGGCCCCGGGGTCGGTCTTGTCGGCCGCGAAGAAGAGGAAAGGCTCGTTCGGGCGCTCCTCGAACTCCATCTCGGCGACGGCGGGCCCCAGGCCCTTCACGTTGCCCGAGAAGGCGTCCTTCAGCAGGTCCTGCCCCGCCCCGTAGAGCCCCTGCTCCTTGGCCACCACCGTCCCCCGCTCGAAGGCCTCCCAGGCCAGGCGGTGGACGGCCTCGTCGTTCTCCCCGCGCGCGTGGGCCATGAGGATGGAGATGTCGTCCCCGTTGAAGGCGACGTAGCTGTCGAGGAGGAGGCCCTTCCCCGCCCGGGCGACGTGGGCCCGGACGGCCTCCATGAGGCGGCTCGAGGGGGCGATGTGGCCGCCCACCGAGCCGATGTCGGCCTTGATGACGCTGAGGGTGATTTTCATCGGGCGCTCCTTGAAGGGCCGGGGAGGGGAATCCCCGGGAGGCTGGATGGGGAGGCGGGCGCACCGCGCCGTCGTGCGCTCACGATGCAAGCGGCGTTCCCGTCCATGCCAACGCCGGATGGGAAAACGGATTCTCGCTGGGCAAGATTTTCGGAGCGGTCTTTCGGATGCCCGAATCCGCTGGCGGGGCGCGGTCCCCCGGGGCCGGGCCGATGGGCGGCCGGAAAACCCGGCCCGAGGCCATTCCGCCCCCTTCCCCGGACGCTCCGGGGCGGATTGCGCGGCGGCCAAACCGGACCCGTGGCAATCCGCCACGCTGAAAAGATCCACAAACCTCCGGCGGAAGGACGAAGGTGCGCGAAATTGGGCGAAATTGCGGTAGCGGGCGGCGCGGCGGCAGGGGGTATGTTCGAGCGGGGGCGCGGGTCCGGTTCCCCCCTCTCCCTCCGGGAGAGGGCAGGGTGAGGGGATGCCGCCGGCGGGACGGCCCTCACCCCAACCCTCTCCCAACGGGAGAGGGAGAAAATCCCGCCCTACAGATCGGGAGGAGACGGCACGACATGAAAACCCGTCGCGGGAAGTCTCGCGAATTGATGGGAATTGATGGGAAAAGCAACCAAAACGAAAAAGGAGGCCCGTCACGCGAAGTAACGGGAAATAACGGCGGAACAAACCCTGCGGCCGGCCGCCGGCAGGGCGACTGCCGCGGATAGTCGCGGATATTGATGGATAAAGATCCCATGAATCACGGGGGCGCAAAAAAAGGGGCGCCTAGAGCACCACCGTCAGTGTCCCCGAGACGGTCATGGCGGCCCCCAGCAGAAGGCGCCAGTTCACGTTCTCGGCCTCCCGGAGGAAGAGGCGGGCGAGGAGGATGACGAGGAGGGGCTGCATGGAGGTGATCGAGGAGACGTTCACGGCCAGGGTGTGGTTCATGGCCAGGCTGTAGGAGGGGATGGCCACGGTCTGGCACACGGCGGCCAGGAAGACCCACCGCCAGTTGCCCGGGGGGATCCGCGAGGGCGAGAGGCCCGGCTCGAACCTCCAGGCGATGAGCCAGGCCATGGGCGCCCCCAGCCAGATGGCCATGGCGGCCACGGCCATGGGGGGCATGTCCTTTCCCGCCGCCTTCATCATCACGCCGGTGGAGCTCCAGATGAAGGTCGTGGCGATGGCGGAGAGGTAGCCCACGAGCAGGTCGCGCCGGGAGGCCGGGCCCGCGTGCGCGGGGGACTGCCCCGCCCGCACCACGGTGGTGACGCCGGCGACGAAGAGGGCCAGGCCGGTGAAGATGCGCGGGGAGAGGGGCTCCCCCAGGAACAGGGCGGCGAGCAGGCCCGTGACGACCGGGGTGCTGGCCGCGATGGGGACGGAGCGGCTGGGGCCGATCCGCCGGATGGCGAAGTAGTAGGTGAGCCGGGAGAGCGCGATCATGAAGAAGGCGATGAGGGCGAGGAGGAGGTAGGTCCCGGGGCGCGAGGGCCGGAAGGCCGAGGCGGGCAGCAGCAGCCACGCGGCCGGCAGCACCAGGATGGCGTTGCACAGCGTGGTCGTGGCGGTGGTCTGGAGGAGGGGGGCGTCCTTCAGGGCCGCCCGGATGAAGAAGGAGAGGCACGACCACGCCGCCAGGGCGGAGGCGGCGAACATGAGGCCGAGGGCGTGCGTCGAATCCATCAGGCGGCTCTCGCTCGATTCCGGCCGTTCGTTCCGGCGTCATTGGAAGCCAGGTGGGGCCTCCAGTATGTACCATCCCCGCCGTTGCGCGGCCAGCGCGGGAGGACTCATCCGCCTTCCATCGCGCCCGGGCATGGACGGCGAATTTTGAAAC comes from Candidatus Tectomicrobia bacterium and encodes:
- the dinB gene encoding DNA polymerase IV; this translates as MDETSGSAGEAPRPREPSPRLIAHVDMDAFFVAVERRDDPSLLGKPVLVGGVGGRGVVAAASYEARRFGVRSAMPMAQARRLCPGALVLPGRHARYSAVSHEVMEALRGFTPVLEIVSVDEAYLDLTGTARLHGPPFLAAARIRRAVLDATGCPASIGVASNRMMSKVASELAKPAGVLAVLPGREAALLAPLRVETLPGVGQVTAARLKGFGVRTVADLAALPLSFLEDHFKSAGSWLHRMARGGDDAPLVTESAPKSIGRETTFREDIGDPARLEAALSELAEQAAARARKKGLCGRGVTLKIRFADFTTHTRACVLDPPSNLDRDVTRAALRLLRGALESLSLGRRVRLVGAYLTGLEPAGLQPSLLPEASREREERLTESVDAVRARFGFGALVTHKAIEGMEREDSRPRKGR
- a CDS encoding RES family NAD+ phosphorylase; this translates as MPKSKSLRGFWEFERLISHQTRYVHGSEVKEFLDWILRTSKNRIELLPQHNKPWRARLGYDDDGDHLIGLSPKEMKPLANRAKEGRANPKGIPCLYLSTDRDTAMAEIRPWLDSLISVAQFTTLRELQIINCTLHKENKRPWTIGMKDKLTPEEREEVLWWDIDKAFSRPVTLSDDTADYVPSQIIADLFRVNGYDGIAYRSSLGEGHNIALFDLNSAELINCQVFELKSLSHEFRERNNPYFVKVHPQKKATRKR
- a CDS encoding DMT family transporter, translating into MDSTHALGLMFAASALAAWSCLSFFIRAALKDAPLLQTTATTTLCNAILVLPAAWLLLPASAFRPSRPGTYLLLALIAFFMIALSRLTYYFAIRRIGPSRSVPIAASTPVVTGLLAALFLGEPLSPRIFTGLALFVAGVTTVVRAGQSPAHAGPASRRDLLVGYLSAIATTFIWSSTGVMMKAAGKDMPPMAVAAMAIWLGAPMAWLIAWRFEPGLSPSRIPPGNWRWVFLAAVCQTVAIPSYSLAMNHTLAVNVSSITSMQPLLVILLARLFLREAENVNWRLLLGAAMTVSGTLTVVL
- a CDS encoding fructose 1,6-bisphosphatase produces the protein MKITLSVIKADIGSVGGHIAPSSRLMEAVRAHVARAGKGLLLDSYVAFNGDDISILMAHARGENDEAVHRLAWEAFERGTVVAKEQGLYGAGQDLLKDAFSGNVKGLGPAVAEMEFEERPNEPFLFFAADKTDPGAYNLPLFLAFADVMNTPGLMLSPKMSKGFRFVIMDVNCVEGDRVIELNAPEDIYDIAALLRDPERFVVESVWARATGEQAAAVATSRLHNIAGTYTGKDDPVMLVRTQMSFPATGEVLAPFHIGHFVAGGMRGSHNMPLMPVTLNTPTSYFDGPPLVSCAAFAMHGGKLTEPMDTFAHPFWDTVRGRVSEKAMEMRRQGFFGAAMLPMSELEYTGVVEKLRALDARFLIRRSGREPAMAG